The Bryobacteraceae bacterium genome includes a window with the following:
- a CDS encoding diacylglycerol kinase — protein MLVYNPEAGRIRSDRGLVEKLTAALRAHVREVEAVATEGPRTAARTVREWIGRGAELVCVAGGDGTVNEAAEGLAGTGVPLLVLPAGTANVLSCEIGTGNNALRAAARLGEMEPASIAPGMLRNADGERLFLCMAGAGLDARIVRMVSPEWKRRLGKLSYWEGGLAQLGRRLEVFEAEVDGRRFECSFALMARVRNYGGDLWIARHANPLEDRLAVVLFEGRSSLRYLKYFAGVLLNRLKGMRGVEVLDAESVRIRPLEDPVIDLQVDGEHAGFAPAEAGLSRERIVLLVPARYAARMRARAGTQETGAAENLRRA, from the coding sequence GTGCTCGTGTACAACCCGGAAGCCGGGCGGATCCGGTCGGACCGCGGGCTGGTGGAGAAGCTGACGGCCGCACTGCGGGCCCATGTGCGCGAGGTGGAGGCCGTGGCGACGGAGGGGCCGCGGACGGCCGCGCGCACGGTGCGCGAGTGGATCGGCCGCGGGGCGGAGCTGGTGTGCGTGGCGGGCGGCGACGGCACGGTGAACGAAGCGGCCGAGGGACTGGCCGGCACGGGCGTGCCGCTGCTGGTGCTGCCGGCGGGCACGGCGAACGTGCTGAGCTGCGAGATCGGCACGGGGAACAACGCCCTGCGCGCGGCGGCGCGGCTGGGCGAGATGGAGCCGGCGAGCATCGCGCCCGGCATGCTGCGCAACGCTGACGGGGAGCGGCTGTTTCTCTGCATGGCCGGGGCGGGGCTGGATGCGCGGATCGTGCGGATGGTGAGCCCGGAGTGGAAGCGGCGGCTGGGCAAATTGAGCTACTGGGAGGGCGGGCTGGCGCAGCTGGGGCGGCGGCTGGAGGTGTTTGAAGCGGAAGTGGACGGGAGGCGCTTCGAGTGCAGCTTCGCGCTGATGGCGCGGGTAAGGAATTACGGCGGGGACCTGTGGATCGCGCGCCACGCCAATCCGCTGGAGGACCGGCTGGCGGTGGTGCTGTTTGAGGGGCGGAGCTCGCTGCGCTATCTGAAATACTTCGCCGGAGTGCTGCTGAACCGGCTGAAGGGGATGCGGGGCGTCGAAGTGCTCGACGCGGAGAGCGTGCGGATCCGGCCGCTCGAGGATCCGGTGATCGATCTGCAGGTGGACGGCGAACACGCGGGGTTCGCGCCGGCGGAAGCAGGGCTGAGCCGGGAGCGGATCGTGCTGCTGGTTCCGGCGCGCTACGCGGCCCGGATGCGGGCGCGGGCCGGAACGCAGGAGACCGGCGCGGCGGAGAACCTGCGCCGGGCGTGA